TGTTCACAAAACCTTTATCAAAACTTTTGCTCTACAAATTCATGGAGAAGATTGGAATGAAGAAAGGAAGTCAGGTTCGAGATAAAGGGAGGAATTTGTTGACTATAATCTCAAATCTATTTAATTTATCTCTTGAAAATCTAAATACATGAATCAAGTCTGTTCATCTATTCATCATGTATTTTATTTATTAGCCTTGTAGTTTGGAAGGTTCATAGAGCGTGTGTTCATTTTCCCATGTATTAGTATATAAGCagatattttaatattataactTATGGGTAATTCAAGAGAAGTTTGAAAGCATTTATATATTCTGCCATGGTATTTTGATTCTGTAAAAACTCATTCATAAAACACAACAATATCTTTGTAAACATTTTTTGCAACTTGCTTATTATATATTTAGAGGTAAGTTATGCATGAACAGAACTTAATATTGATCCTACAGTACAGTTGTTGGAACCAAGGCCCTAAACAGCATTCCTTGCAAGTCCTTTAACTGCATCGATCTGCCTTTAATAATCAGTTGAGATCTTTAGTTTTCACGCTAACTGAGATTTTTATTCCTGGCAAGTATTTATCGATCTTCAAATTTTGATTTCTCTGTTCtcttttttctaatatttttatGACATGAATGCAGGTTCCTGCATCTGTGCGTGTGAGGAGGGAGTCTGCTGTTCCAAAGTTGAAGCCGAAGCCACCTTCACTTGCATCAGCAGCTACCCTGCCAAAAGCTCCTCCAGCTGTTGCTAAACAGGAATCTGGTATATCTTCATCAGCAGCGAAGCCACAGAGTACGGATGACTCATATATGGCTTTTTTGGAGGATATGAAAGAGTTGGGCGCTCTTGATTGAGCTGATTTGTAGATTAGGCGGTGGTATATGAAGAGTTGTATGGAAGGTTCTAAAGGTTGCACATATTATGTCCAGGACGATAATGCACAATGAATTGTGTGCTGAATAACATTTACCTGCAGTTTATGAGTGCACATTGACATAGCTTAAAATTGTTCAATTAAGTATTTTAAGAAATTTCTACATCTGTGTACATTTATTTTGGCCATGTCTTTGTTTGACTACAAGTAGCGTGGGATAATTGTGGGAGCTGTGTGGTCCGTTTCTTCTATCTGTGCAGTGTTTTGGAAATTTTTTAAAAGGAAAATAACATATGATCTGTATCCTTACTTTAGTCTATATGTGCTATATGGTATGCCCAAGGACTAGTTGGATTGGTTGAGAAATTTAGTATTTGAAAACATAAGCATCCTCCCACAAGTACCGGAGATGCCTAGGTGGTAATATAGTAGATGCACAATCAATTATTTCTGACTTTAAATTTTGTGTTATAAGCAGTTACATAATGATtcttcagcttcttgtttctctGCCAGCATTTCATTCAGCTTTGGTTGTGCCTTCTGTTGATCGAGCAACATAACTTCTACCTTTACTGGTTCCGTTTTATAATATTGCTGTAGCTTCTTGTTCATCTGGCAGCATTTCATCCACCTTCACTAGTTCCTTCGGTTGATCCAGCAACATGGCTTCCACCTTTACTGGTTCCTTGTGTTTATCTGATGACATTGCTTTTACCTTTTCCAGTTCATTCTTTTTAAGGTCCTTGGCTTCATCGAGAGCTCGAATCAGATTCGAAAGACAAACATGTGCATTTTCAGTTGCGGTCTTGGGCATGAGGTTTTCTGCAACATCAGCAGGTGTAATTAAGGCCTCCGCCATCAAGTGTTGAATTAAATCAAATGTAGGATGCGCCTCCACGTCCAGGTAATTTTTAGCAAGCACCTTAAAGCCTTCAAAACTGCAGTAGGACATTTCAACATGTTTGTCCATTCGTCCTGATCTAGTAAGAGCTGGGTCAAGTTTCTCCACATAATTAGTTGTAAACACAATGATCCGCTCGCCTCCACTTGAAGACCACAAACCGTCAATGAAATTTAGTAATCCTGATAGAGTAACTTTGCTGCCACCCTCATCCTTGGGTTCTTTACCCGCTTCCTTCTTCCTCTTGTCACTGTCTAAAGGTTTCTCCTCATTTTTCTTCCTCTGGCCAGTAAGCTCAAGTGAACAATCAATGTCCTCGATAACAATTATAGATTTACTCGTTGTCCCGATCAAAAGCATCCTTAGCTCCGTGTTATCCTTGACAGCTGTCAGCTCAAGATCGTAAATATCATAGCTTAGAAAATTTGCCATTGCGGCGATCATGGTTGATTTTCCAGTCCCTGGAGGACCATGAAGCAGGTAACCTCGTTTCCAAGATTTACCAATTCTTGCATAATAATCCTTACTTTGGCTAAATTTTAACAGATCTTCAGTGATCTCCTGCTTCTTATCAGGCTCCATCGCCAAAGTTTCAAACGTAGCTGGATGCTCAAACACAATATGACTCCACAGTGTCTGCCTGCGGCTTGAATACTTAATACTGCTGCTACTATTGTTAGTGTAAAGCCTTCTCTGCTTATTTTGCCTCTTAATTTCTTTTCCCTTGTTCAGTACATGCTCCAAGTAAGTCTCGGTTATCATTTCTCGATGTTTCTTGTGAAACTTAAGCCTGTAATATCTTTTTTCTGGCTCGGGATAATATGACATGGGCCGTGACAAAGAGACAACTTTACTTGAAAGCCACCAGACCTGTACGCCGTTGAATTCATCAGTCACTCGTTCATGTTCATCCATGCTTAATAACAATTTGCTGCTATCCTTTCCCACCTCGGCTTTGAGCCTCTTGGCAATCTTGGAAGAGTTGGTGCTAAGATATGCCTCTACGGAGCTATATGCTTCACTGCGTTTGAGATGGGTTCCAGTGAATTCATGGATAGTGATACGAATATAAGGAGAGAAATAGTCAAGGAGCCTGTGCGTGTAGGATTCCAAGTAGCGACGAAGCTCAACAGGAACGTATTGGCGGATGATTGCCCAAACAAACATGAAACTTGCAATTGTTGAGCCTAATGTTGTCCATAGCTCCAGCATGGTTCGTGGGGTTGCCATTAAGGTTGTTTCGGGCCGATGAAGAGTTACTATGTCTGCAGTCCTCTAGGCAGATGCAAACTTGTAGCAAAGAATAACACAGCAGGGTCTCATATAAAAAGAGGAGAGTGGGGTTTAGCAGTATGATTTCACAAGGTTGTAGTTTGTCAAGTGGTCATCTTCAGGTTAGTGGTACATGAGTCAGCAGTGACGAAAGAGGCATTGGTGTGATCATGTTAAGTAATCTTTGGGTGGCCTGCAACTCTTTTTTAATGTTATCATGCCTGGACCTTCTGTACAAAATTAACAGAGTTGCTGGAATTTATTACATAACAGTTTTTAAAAATCTTGGTCTTTACTCAAATTCAGATTTAAAGAATATTGTTCCAATTGACACGAAATCTATATCCTAAATTGCTAGTAGTTacattatttatattatatctaCAAGTCAGCTCAGAGAATGTTAGAGATGCTTAACATATTTGTTGTCTCCATGTGGCATTTTGCTTTAAGTTATACATTTTCATATGTGCTAATCTTATATTTGCTTGTGTGTTGGCGATGTTCACTAAGCTGCATTGTTAATTTCAGTACTAAATCAAAAAGTCATGAACCAAAACTATATTTTGTTCACTACTTCTATACTCAGATCCTACCATAGCTTATCGTAGCGGATACCAACAATAAATTGAATGTTCaagttttaagaaaaaaaaaCATTTGTGTGCAGTGCACATAAAACGTATAACTTATAATAAGAAACAAAACAACAGATTGGTAAATAATGTACTTTGCTCATCTCCAACGGCTGTgatcaaaaaatttaaatttgaatcaTCAACTGATCCAAATACTGATTCAAATTTCTGACCAATTTGTGTGATCCAAATTTTTGATCCAAATtattttttacatataataatatatgaatatcatattaagcaattttatcttaaatttatcgTTTAATCATTATCATCTatataatatttcataaattaactaaatcaaaaaaaattaatacacataaaaatattaaaattgtgcacTTAATTCACGAAAAACACATTTATTGCAACAATTAACATACAAAATATCATTGATATACACTAATTTTCCGAATTAGTATATTTTTTTCACAAATGCTCAATTAATGCATCTTTAAGTGCAATATGTGtctctttattttttatttttctatggcggttcaggaatgcatctcattatttaagttttattttaaaaataaattttgttaactattaattatatcctgttattaattatataattaaaaaaatcaaaaatcaatttaaactctcataaactacaaataacaaaatcattattttatattGTAATGAAATTTAGGATAATATGCCCCAAATTTGGATATTTGGATCACCGTTGGATTTGCCCTTAGGCCATCTCCAACAGTTGTGatccaaaaatccaaatttggatcaccaacTGATCGAAATACTGATCCAAATTTCTGACCAACTCCAACAATGTGATCCAAATTTCTGATCCAAATtattttttacatataataatatataaatatcatattaaacgattttatcttaaatttatcatttaatcattattaacaatttatataacatttcataaattaattaaatcaaaaaaaattaatacacataaaaatattaaaaaaacacATTTATTGCAATAATTAATATACAAAATATCATTGATACACACTAATTTTCCGAATTAGTATATTCTTCCCACAAATGCTCAATTAATGCATCTATAAGTGCAATAtgtgatttttatttttatttttaaattttaataaaattatgttttctcattattttaagttttattttaaaaataaattttattaactattaattatattttttaattaattatataattaaataatcaaaaatcaattcaaaatctcataaactacaaataacaaaaccattattttatattaaattaagtGATTCAAATTTGGATCACCATTTAGATCACTGTTGAAATGAAATTGAGGATAATCTGCC
This sequence is a window from Apium graveolens cultivar Ventura chromosome 9, ASM990537v1, whole genome shotgun sequence. Protein-coding genes within it:
- the LOC141683674 gene encoding AAA-ATPase At3g28580-like, which encodes MATPRTMLELWTTLGSTIASFMFVWAIIRQYVPVELRRYLESYTHRLLDYFSPYIRITIHEFTGTHLKRSEAYSSVEAYLSTNSSKIAKRLKAEVGKDSSKLLLSMDEHERVTDEFNGVQVWWLSSKVVSLSRPMSYYPEPEKRYYRLKFHKKHREMITETYLEHVLNKGKEIKRQNKQRRLYTNNSSSSIKYSSRRQTLWSHIVFEHPATFETLAMEPDKKQEITEDLLKFSQSKDYYARIGKSWKRGYLLHGPPGTGKSTMIAAMANFLSYDIYDLELTAVKDNTELRMLLIGTTSKSIIVIEDIDCSLELTGQRKKNEEKPLDSDKRKKEAGKEPKDEGGSKVTLSGLLNFIDGLWSSSGGERIIVFTTNYVEKLDPALTRSGRMDKHVEMSYCSFEGFKVLAKNYLDVEAHPTFDLIQHLMAEALITPADVAENLMPKTATENAHVCLSNLIRALDEAKDLKKNELEKVKAMSSDKHKEPVKVEAMLLDQPKELVKVDEMLPDEQEATAIL